A region from the Rufibacter sp. DG15C genome encodes:
- a CDS encoding type IX secretion system membrane protein PorP/SprF — translation MKKYLILFTFLLGASVAEAQQKALSSQYMTNYFLLNPAVAGYEKDLNFKAGFRNQWVGFEGAPQTFYLSGEGALFQNSRSRRRGKMQGFHGVGGYLYTDNTGPTRQTAVLASYAYHVPLNRELWLSSGMFVGAQQFKFDPNKVQLADNSNHLDPVTASGPINKFMPDLTLGVNLHNEQFFAGISLFQVLGNKFFEVENSNNESRLYRHLYVSGGYNFDVQKNISLSPSILFKYAEPAPVQADFNLKGIYHFSKRRRSKADDQIWAAVSYRTQDAVVALLGTQFKEQYQFSYSYDITVSRLRPYSAGSHEIMLGFRVKQ, via the coding sequence ATGAAAAAGTACCTTATCCTTTTCACCTTTTTGCTGGGGGCCTCTGTAGCGGAGGCCCAGCAGAAGGCGCTATCCAGTCAGTACATGACCAATTACTTTCTCTTAAACCCAGCCGTAGCCGGGTATGAGAAGGACCTCAACTTCAAGGCCGGCTTCCGGAACCAGTGGGTAGGGTTTGAGGGCGCGCCCCAGACCTTTTACCTGAGCGGCGAAGGAGCCTTGTTCCAGAACAGCAGAAGCCGCAGACGCGGCAAAATGCAGGGGTTCCATGGCGTAGGTGGTTATTTGTACACAGACAACACGGGTCCCACAAGACAGACGGCAGTGCTGGCCTCTTACGCCTACCATGTGCCCTTGAACCGCGAATTGTGGTTGTCTTCTGGCATGTTTGTGGGCGCGCAGCAGTTCAAGTTTGACCCAAATAAGGTACAGCTGGCCGACAACTCCAACCACTTGGACCCCGTGACGGCCTCTGGCCCCATCAACAAGTTTATGCCAGATTTAACCTTGGGCGTGAACCTGCACAATGAGCAGTTTTTTGCGGGCATATCTTTGTTCCAAGTGTTGGGCAACAAGTTTTTTGAAGTAGAGAATAGTAACAATGAAAGCCGGCTGTACCGTCACCTATATGTGTCGGGGGGTTATAATTTTGACGTGCAGAAGAACATCTCTCTCTCGCCTTCCATCCTGTTCAAGTACGCAGAACCGGCGCCGGTGCAGGCAGACTTCAACCTGAAAGGCATTTACCACTTCAGCAAGCGCCGCCGGAGCAAGGCAGATGACCAGATCTGGGCCGCCGTTTCTTACCGCACCCAAGACGCCGTAGTGGCGTTGCTGGGCACGCAGTTCAAGGAGCAGTACCAGTTCTCTTACTCCTATGACATCACCGTTTCAAGGTTAAGACCCTACAGCGCGGGCTCTCATGAAATCATGCTGGGGTTCAGGGTGAAGCAATAA
- the typA gene encoding translational GTPase TypA yields MQSIRNIAIIAHVDHGKTTLVDKIIHASKIFDAHQQFDDLILDNNDLERERGITIVSKNVSVRYNGVKINIIDTPGHADFGGEVERVLKMADGVLLLVDAFEGPMPQTRFVLGKAIQLGLKPIVVVNKVDKENCRPDEVHEMVFDLMFNLDATEDQLDFVTLYGSSKHGWMSTDWQKPTDNIIPLLDAIINVIPPAPFEEGTPQMQITSLDYSSFVGRIAIGRVKRGTLKEGANMSLCKRDGSIKKVKIKELQVFEGLGKVKVEEVSAGEICAVTGIEGFDIGDTLADFENPEPLERISIDEPTMNMLFTINNSPFFGKEGKFVTSRHLRDRLFKEMEKNLALRVDETDKEDTFLVYGRGILHLSVLIETMRREGYELQVGQPQVIFKEVDGQKMEPMEHLVVDVPEESAGKVIELVTQRKGDLTIMEPKGDLQHLEFNIPARGLIGLRNNVLTATAGEAIMNHRFMSYEPFKGAIPGRINGSLIAMETGPGTAYSIDKLQDRGVFFVDPGEDVYMGMVIGEHSRQNDLTVNIQKGKQLTNMRASGSDNNVKIVPKKQFSLEEAMEYIQKDELLEITPKSIRMRKIYLDENERKRYGDKS; encoded by the coding sequence ATGCAAAGTATCCGCAACATCGCGATTATTGCCCACGTGGACCACGGTAAGACCACGCTGGTAGACAAAATCATCCACGCCTCAAAGATTTTTGACGCCCACCAACAGTTCGACGACCTTATCCTGGACAACAATGACCTGGAGCGGGAACGCGGCATCACTATCGTTTCCAAGAACGTATCGGTTCGTTACAACGGTGTTAAAATTAACATCATTGACACGCCTGGTCACGCCGACTTTGGAGGTGAAGTAGAGCGCGTGTTGAAAATGGCCGACGGTGTTCTTTTGTTGGTAGATGCCTTTGAAGGCCCTATGCCACAGACCCGTTTCGTGCTAGGTAAAGCTATCCAGTTGGGCTTGAAGCCAATTGTGGTGGTAAACAAAGTAGACAAAGAAAACTGCCGCCCAGACGAGGTGCACGAAATGGTATTCGACCTGATGTTCAACTTGGACGCCACTGAAGACCAGTTAGACTTCGTGACCCTTTACGGTTCCAGCAAGCATGGCTGGATGAGCACAGACTGGCAGAAACCAACTGATAACATCATCCCGCTTTTAGATGCCATCATCAATGTAATCCCGCCTGCTCCTTTTGAGGAAGGAACGCCACAGATGCAGATTACATCATTGGACTACTCTTCTTTTGTGGGTCGTATTGCCATTGGACGTGTAAAGCGCGGTACTTTGAAAGAAGGCGCCAACATGAGCCTTTGCAAGCGTGACGGTTCTATCAAGAAAGTAAAAATCAAAGAACTTCAAGTGTTTGAAGGTCTTGGCAAAGTGAAAGTAGAAGAAGTATCTGCCGGCGAAATCTGCGCCGTGACCGGTATTGAAGGCTTTGACATTGGCGATACCCTGGCAGACTTTGAGAACCCAGAGCCGTTGGAGCGCATCTCTATTGATGAGCCAACCATGAACATGTTGTTCACCATCAACAACTCTCCTTTCTTCGGGAAAGAGGGCAAGTTTGTAACATCGCGTCACTTGCGTGACCGTTTGTTCAAAGAGATGGAGAAAAACCTGGCCCTGCGTGTAGACGAGACTGACAAAGAAGATACCTTCTTGGTATACGGACGTGGTATTCTCCATTTGTCTGTACTGATTGAAACCATGCGCCGTGAAGGCTATGAGTTACAAGTAGGCCAGCCACAGGTTATCTTCAAAGAAGTAGACGGCCAGAAAATGGAGCCTATGGAGCACTTGGTGGTGGACGTACCAGAAGAATCTGCCGGTAAGGTGATTGAATTGGTAACCCAGCGCAAAGGTGACTTGACCATCATGGAGCCGAAGGGCGACTTGCAACACTTGGAATTCAACATTCCTGCGCGTGGTTTGATTGGTCTGCGTAACAACGTATTGACCGCAACCGCTGGTGAGGCCATCATGAACCACCGTTTCATGAGCTATGAGCCCTTCAAAGGCGCTATCCCAGGCCGTATCAACGGTTCTTTGATTGCCATGGAGACTGGCCCAGGAACGGCTTACTCTATTGACAAACTGCAAGACAGAGGCGTGTTCTTTGTTGATCCAGGCGAAGATGTGTACATGGGCATGGTAATTGGCGAGCACTCTCGTCAGAATGACCTGACCGTAAACATCCAGAAAGGAAAGCAGTTGACCAACATGCGTGCCTCTGGTTCTGACAACAACGTGAAAATTGTTCCTAAGAAGCAGTTCTCTCTGGAAGAAGCTATGGAATACATCCAGAAGGATGAGTTGCTGGAGATTACGCCTAAGAGCATTAGAATGCGTAAGATTTACTTGGATGAGAATGAGCGTAAGCGCTACGGTGACAAAAGCTAA
- a CDS encoding oxidoreductase, translating into MIRVGLIGYGMAGQVFHAPFVEAVDGLELTRIRESREENIRLANDRYPKAAVTANVQDILQDDDIDLVIVAVPNSAHYSLAKEALLAGKHVVVEKPFTVSSAEAEELIELAKSQGKVLTVYHNRRWDSDFRTIQKLVQQNLLGTLVEYRAHFDRFRNAVRANTWKEEEAPGTGILYDLGSHLIDQALTLFGMPKAIWADIRSQREGSQIPDKFETVLFYDKLKVVLTAGMLVREPGPRYILHGDKGSFFKHGLDVQEEALKQGLFPKALPTTWGVEPEHLWGQLNTDIHGLHFIGKVESETGDYRGFYDNVEQAIIGEAELAVKPEQARDVIRIIELAMQSSEEKRVVEVG; encoded by the coding sequence ATGATACGCGTAGGATTGATAGGTTATGGCATGGCCGGACAAGTGTTTCATGCCCCGTTTGTGGAGGCTGTGGATGGGTTGGAACTGACCAGAATCAGGGAGTCACGGGAGGAGAATATTCGTCTGGCTAATGACCGTTACCCCAAAGCGGCAGTGACGGCCAATGTGCAGGATATTCTCCAAGACGATGACATTGACCTAGTTATTGTGGCCGTGCCCAACAGTGCCCACTACTCACTGGCCAAGGAAGCCTTGCTAGCCGGAAAGCACGTGGTGGTGGAAAAGCCCTTTACCGTCTCCTCTGCCGAGGCCGAAGAGCTGATTGAGCTGGCAAAGTCTCAAGGCAAGGTATTGACCGTGTACCACAACCGCCGCTGGGACAGCGACTTTAGAACCATCCAGAAGCTAGTGCAGCAAAACCTTCTGGGTACTTTGGTAGAATACCGCGCGCACTTTGACCGATTCAGGAACGCTGTTAGGGCTAACACTTGGAAAGAGGAAGAGGCGCCAGGTACGGGTATTCTTTATGACTTGGGTTCGCATCTCATTGACCAAGCCTTGACCTTGTTCGGGATGCCGAAAGCCATTTGGGCAGACATCAGAAGTCAGCGCGAAGGAAGCCAGATACCAGACAAGTTTGAGACCGTGCTCTTCTATGACAAACTCAAAGTGGTTTTAACCGCCGGCATGCTGGTGCGCGAACCTGGTCCCCGTTACATCTTGCACGGCGACAAAGGCTCTTTCTTTAAACACGGCCTGGACGTACAGGAAGAAGCACTCAAGCAAGGCCTCTTCCCGAAGGCCCTACCCACCACTTGGGGCGTAGAACCCGAGCATCTCTGGGGACAGTTGAACACCGATATTCATGGCTTGCACTTTATAGGCAAAGTAGAAAGCGAAACCGGCGATTATCGCGGCTTTTATGACAACGTGGAGCAGGCTATCATTGGTGAAGCCGAATTAGCTGTAAAACCAGAGCAGGCGCGGGATGTGATTAGAATTATTGAACTGGCTATGCAGAGCAGTGAGGAGAAACGAGTGGTGGAGGTTGGGTAA
- a CDS encoding cold-shock protein yields MKNGKVKFFNDSKGFGFIKDAETNEEYFVHVSNLVDEIRENDDVTFELKEGRKGLNAVNVKLA; encoded by the coding sequence ATGAAAAACGGTAAAGTAAAATTCTTCAATGACTCCAAAGGATTTGGTTTCATTAAAGATGCAGAAACAAACGAAGAGTACTTTGTTCACGTGTCTAACTTAGTAGACGAGATCAGAGAGAATGATGATGTAACTTTTGAGCTGAAAGAAGGCAGAAAAGGTTTGAACGCTGTTAATGTGAAGCTTGCATAA
- a CDS encoding polysaccharide deacetylase family protein: MTRNRSWYLVLVPVLLLAGYFLFAFSGQIEARAPVASAKKPLPATQQNATTPPAAASAVADPNAPFKEVKATAASILARPQVPILCYHQIRNWTSKDGKVGKDYIVKTAEFRAQMKMLADSGYHTILPDQLYAYLTEGKPLPSKPIMLTFDDTKLDQYTVAKPELDKYGFKGVFFLMTVSIGRPNYMTKAQIKELSDQGHVIGSHTYDHHNVKKYEGKDWITQIEKPTKQLEAITGKPIRYFAYPFGLWEPEAIPELQKRGFAAAFQLATKRDQQDPLFTIRRIIASGYWSTRTLHNSIKNSF, translated from the coding sequence ATGACCCGGAACCGCAGTTGGTATTTAGTACTAGTACCTGTTTTGTTACTAGCAGGTTATTTCTTGTTTGCATTCTCTGGCCAAATCGAAGCCCGGGCCCCTGTTGCCTCGGCTAAAAAGCCACTCCCCGCTACCCAGCAAAATGCTACTACGCCACCGGCGGCAGCTTCAGCGGTGGCAGACCCCAACGCACCGTTTAAAGAAGTGAAAGCCACGGCGGCTTCTATCCTGGCCAGACCGCAGGTGCCCATTCTGTGCTACCACCAGATCCGCAATTGGACCTCTAAGGACGGCAAAGTGGGCAAAGACTATATTGTCAAGACTGCCGAGTTCAGGGCCCAGATGAAAATGTTAGCCGACAGCGGTTACCACACCATCCTACCCGACCAGCTCTACGCCTACCTCACTGAGGGGAAGCCGCTACCGTCCAAGCCCATCATGCTCACCTTTGATGACACCAAACTGGACCAGTACACTGTTGCCAAGCCCGAACTGGACAAGTACGGCTTCAAAGGCGTGTTCTTTTTGATGACGGTTTCTATTGGCAGGCCCAACTACATGACCAAGGCGCAAATTAAAGAACTCTCTGATCAGGGGCACGTGATAGGCTCGCACACCTATGACCACCACAACGTCAAGAAGTACGAGGGCAAGGACTGGATTACCCAGATAGAGAAACCTACCAAGCAACTGGAAGCCATCACGGGCAAGCCTATCCGCTACTTCGCGTACCCGTTTGGATTGTGGGAGCCCGAGGCCATTCCTGAACTACAGAAACGCGGCTTTGCGGCGGCCTTCCAGCTCGCCACCAAACGCGACCAGCAGGACCCGCTCTTCACCATTAGACGCATTATTGCGAGCGGTTACTGGAGCACGCGCACCCTGCACAACAGCATCAAGAATAGCTTTTAG
- a CDS encoding pyridoxamine 5'-phosphate oxidase family protein, producing MDSINQNQPEKNHQDLHGAEAAKKMKALAETAESCFFCTNIKASQPITTRPMAVLKADEAGNFWFLTSDDSHKIEELQQDPFVQLMFQGSAHSDFLTVYGNTEVSKDKAMIKELWNPMLKTWFTEGVDDPRITVLKVVPTGGYYWDNKHGNAVAFAKQAVGAAIGVTLDDSIEGKLDLQ from the coding sequence ATGGATAGCATCAACCAAAATCAGCCCGAGAAGAACCACCAGGACCTGCACGGCGCTGAGGCCGCCAAGAAAATGAAAGCCTTGGCAGAAACCGCTGAGAGCTGTTTCTTCTGCACCAATATCAAGGCCAGCCAGCCCATTACTACCCGTCCCATGGCAGTCTTGAAAGCAGACGAGGCCGGCAATTTCTGGTTCCTGACCTCAGACGACTCCCACAAGATTGAAGAGCTACAGCAAGACCCGTTTGTACAGTTGATGTTCCAAGGCTCGGCGCACTCAGACTTCTTGACCGTCTACGGCAACACCGAGGTGAGCAAGGACAAAGCCATGATTAAAGAACTCTGGAACCCCATGCTCAAAACCTGGTTCACCGAAGGCGTGGACGACCCCAGAATCACTGTCCTCAAGGTGGTGCCCACCGGCGGCTATTACTGGGACAACAAGCACGGTAATGCTGTCGCCTTCGCCAAACAAGCCGTTGGTGCGGCTATAGGCGTCACCCTGGATGATTCCATTGAAGGAAAACTGGACCTGCAATAA
- a CDS encoding PLP-dependent aspartate aminotransferase family protein, whose amino-acid sequence MEEQNYHPITQAIRTQTERTQEMEHATPLFLTSSFVFDNAEDMRAAFADETDDNIYSRFSNPSVQEFTDKMVALEGAEAGFATASGMSAVFASFMALLKSGDHLLSCNSIFGSTHTVITKFLPKYGIEYSYVPADKPEEWEAAIRANTKMLYIETPTNPGLDIIDLEWVGQLTKKHNILLNVDNCFATPLNQQPIQFGADLVVHSATKWLDGQGRVMGGVVVGKAALIKDIYLFCRSTGPALSPFNGWVLSKSLETLDVRMERHAGNALKIATALQDHPKLSWVKYPFLPSHPQYAIAQKQMQNGGGLLCFELKGGLESGRKFLDSLQMLSLTANLGDTRSIASHPASTTHAKLTEEERLAVNITPGLIRISVGLEHVDDILNDILQALEKC is encoded by the coding sequence ATGGAAGAGCAAAACTACCATCCCATCACTCAAGCCATCCGAACCCAAACCGAACGCACCCAGGAAATGGAGCACGCCACACCGCTCTTCCTGACCAGCAGCTTCGTGTTTGACAACGCCGAGGACATGCGCGCCGCCTTCGCCGATGAGACCGACGACAACATTTACAGTCGGTTCAGCAACCCCAGCGTGCAAGAGTTCACCGACAAGATGGTTGCCTTGGAAGGAGCGGAGGCGGGCTTCGCGACGGCGTCTGGGATGAGTGCGGTGTTTGCCTCGTTCATGGCCCTGCTCAAATCCGGAGACCATCTGCTTTCCTGCAACTCTATCTTCGGAAGCACACACACGGTCATTACCAAATTCTTGCCCAAGTACGGCATAGAGTACAGTTATGTGCCCGCCGACAAACCCGAGGAATGGGAAGCTGCCATTCGGGCCAACACCAAGATGCTCTACATTGAGACGCCCACCAACCCGGGGCTGGACATCATTGACCTGGAGTGGGTGGGACAATTGACCAAGAAGCACAACATCTTGCTCAACGTAGACAACTGCTTTGCTACTCCTTTGAACCAGCAGCCTATTCAATTCGGCGCTGATTTAGTGGTGCATTCGGCGACCAAATGGTTGGACGGGCAAGGCCGCGTAATGGGTGGCGTAGTGGTAGGCAAGGCAGCGCTTATCAAAGACATTTACCTGTTCTGTAGGAGCACCGGCCCTGCGCTGTCGCCGTTCAACGGGTGGGTGTTGAGCAAAAGCCTGGAGACTTTGGATGTGCGCATGGAGCGCCACGCTGGCAACGCCTTAAAGATTGCCACAGCTTTGCAAGACCATCCAAAACTGAGCTGGGTGAAGTACCCGTTTCTGCCATCTCATCCGCAATATGCCATTGCCCAAAAGCAGATGCAGAACGGCGGCGGCTTGCTCTGCTTTGAATTGAAAGGCGGTCTAGAAAGTGGCCGGAAATTCCTGGACAGTCTGCAGATGTTGTCGCTCACCGCCAATTTAGGCGACACGCGTAGCATTGCCTCGCATCCGGCCAGCACCACCCACGCCAAACTCACCGAAGAGGAGCGACTGGCCGTTAACATCACCCCCGGCCTTATCAGAATCTCAGTTGGCTTGGAGCACGTAGATGACATCTTGAACGATATTCTGCAGGCGTTGGAGAAGTGCTAG
- a CDS encoding OsmC family protein, with the protein MIRIELERTAGDYGFEAKDTNGHVITTDTSHDGGGSNAGVRPMQMLLMALGGCAGIDVVMILNKQRQTITHFKMYIDGERETGKEPALWTNIHVVYELGGTIDADKADRACQLSMDKYCSVAETLRRAGANITWEVKLTA; encoded by the coding sequence ATGATTAGAATAGAATTAGAACGCACCGCCGGCGACTACGGCTTCGAGGCAAAAGACACCAACGGGCACGTCATCACCACCGACACCAGCCATGATGGCGGCGGTAGCAACGCGGGCGTACGCCCCATGCAAATGCTTTTAATGGCCCTGGGCGGCTGCGCGGGCATTGACGTGGTCATGATCTTGAACAAACAGCGCCAGACCATCACTCATTTCAAAATGTACATTGACGGCGAACGCGAGACCGGCAAAGAACCCGCCCTCTGGACCAATATCCACGTGGTGTATGAACTGGGCGGCACCATAGACGCAGACAAAGCCGACCGCGCCTGCCAGCTCTCTATGGACAAGTACTGCTCCGTGGCCGAAACCCTCCGCCGCGCCGGCGCCAACATCACCTGGGAAGTGAAGCTTACTGCGTAA
- the metX gene encoding homoserine O-acetyltransferase produces the protein MNYFEYPHPFALETGQTLPALTIAYHTFGELNTKKSNVVWICHALTANSNPLDWWNGVTAEGKAINPREHFIVCANILGSCYGSTGPLSKNPETNQPYYATFPQVTIRDMVKAHALLREHLGIEKIYLLAGGSMGGYQALEWCVLEPDRIENLFLLATSAAESAWGIAIHTTQRLAIEADGTFGENSDTAGSKGLKAARAVGILTYRSFQILEQNQTDPDVEKLDNYRVSSYINYQGDKLVNRFNAYSYWILTKAMDSHHLGRGRGGKLAEVLHQIKQKTLVIGISSDVLCPVQEQKFLAQHIPSAQYVEIESDYGHDGFIIEGERITQALQEWLPAVK, from the coding sequence ATGAATTACTTTGAGTACCCTCACCCTTTCGCGTTAGAGACCGGCCAGACGCTTCCGGCTCTGACTATTGCCTACCATACATTTGGTGAGTTGAACACAAAGAAAAGCAATGTAGTCTGGATTTGCCATGCCCTCACCGCTAATTCCAACCCGCTGGACTGGTGGAACGGCGTCACCGCCGAAGGCAAAGCCATCAATCCCCGGGAGCATTTCATTGTCTGCGCCAACATTCTGGGCTCGTGCTATGGCTCTACGGGTCCGCTGAGCAAGAATCCAGAAACCAACCAACCCTATTATGCCACGTTTCCGCAAGTAACCATCAGGGACATGGTCAAGGCGCATGCGTTGTTGCGGGAGCATCTGGGCATAGAAAAGATTTACCTCTTGGCCGGCGGAAGCATGGGTGGTTATCAGGCGTTGGAATGGTGCGTGCTGGAGCCAGACCGAATTGAGAATTTGTTTCTACTGGCTACCTCAGCGGCCGAAAGCGCCTGGGGCATTGCCATTCATACCACTCAGCGCCTGGCCATTGAAGCCGATGGCACTTTTGGCGAAAACTCTGATACGGCCGGGAGCAAAGGCTTGAAAGCGGCTCGTGCCGTGGGCATTCTCACCTATCGTAGCTTCCAGATTCTGGAACAGAACCAAACCGACCCTGACGTGGAGAAGCTGGACAACTACCGCGTCTCGTCGTACATCAATTATCAAGGCGACAAGCTGGTAAACCGGTTTAACGCCTACAGTTACTGGATTCTCACCAAGGCCATGGACAGTCATCACTTGGGCCGTGGCCGCGGCGGAAAACTGGCAGAAGTGCTACACCAGATAAAGCAGAAAACCTTGGTGATTGGCATTAGCAGTGACGTGCTGTGCCCGGTGCAGGAGCAGAAGTTCCTAGCTCAGCATATCCCCAGCGCGCAGTACGTGGAGATTGAATCTGACTACGGCCATGACGGCTTCATTATTGAAGGCGAGCGCATCACCCAGGCTTTGCAGGAATGGTTGCCAGCCGTTAAATAA
- a CDS encoding glycoside hydrolase family 15 protein, protein MAKHTYDMGLIGNCAYLALIHQDTNIEWLCWPRFDSSFVFGPMMDRQKGGEFSLKPDAEEFTSHQYYVENTNILCTEITCQEGSYRVTDFAPRFRQHQRYYKPLMLVRKVEPIAGSPRIKATCHPMGNYGQLELKRRRSSNHIAFLGLDEEVRLTTNASLSYILEDQYFVLNETLYFVLTYGAPLEANLESTVESFLRQTTRYWHNWVKNTSISNFFQEQVIRSALALKIHQYEDTGAIIASPTTSLPEHPGSGRNWDYRFCWMRDTYYILNAFNNIGHFEEMERYFHFIANITAKDTPRYQPLYSISGQSKLTELELELEGYLGNKPVRIGNDAYTHIQNDVYGQILVALLPLYIDRRFNDAERIESQKLIYKTLYKIQDTMEEPDAGLWEFRDFAQYHTYTYLFHWAGAAAARSAARHFGDEQLHQLATDLMQQAAAKIEQCFDPTRGVYTQAIGKNHLDASTLQLIMMHYIDPASEVAKTHLAAMERELKTPEGLFYRYKHADDFGVPQSTFLICAFWYIEALACVGRVDEALLEFENILKYTNHLGLLSEDVDSRDGSQWGNFPQAYSHVGLLNAAYRISKRLDRPSFL, encoded by the coding sequence ATGGCGAAGCACACCTATGATATGGGCTTGATTGGCAACTGTGCCTATCTAGCCTTGATACACCAAGACACCAATATTGAATGGCTCTGCTGGCCCAGATTTGACAGCAGTTTTGTGTTCGGGCCCATGATGGACCGGCAGAAAGGCGGCGAGTTCTCCCTAAAACCAGACGCAGAGGAATTTACCTCGCACCAATATTATGTAGAAAACACCAACATCCTCTGCACCGAAATCACCTGCCAAGAAGGCTCTTACCGCGTCACCGACTTTGCCCCGCGCTTTAGACAGCACCAACGCTATTACAAGCCCTTGATGCTGGTGAGAAAAGTGGAGCCTATCGCTGGTTCGCCGCGCATCAAAGCCACCTGCCACCCCATGGGCAACTATGGTCAACTAGAATTAAAACGAAGACGCAGTTCTAACCATATCGCTTTTTTGGGCTTAGACGAGGAAGTGCGCCTGACCACCAACGCTTCTTTAAGCTACATTCTGGAAGACCAGTATTTTGTACTCAATGAGACCCTGTACTTTGTCCTAACCTATGGAGCGCCGCTAGAGGCGAATCTGGAAAGCACCGTTGAATCCTTCCTTCGCCAGACCACGCGCTACTGGCACAACTGGGTGAAGAACACCAGTATCAGCAACTTCTTCCAGGAGCAAGTGATCCGAAGTGCGCTGGCCTTGAAAATACACCAGTACGAAGACACGGGCGCCATCATCGCCTCGCCTACCACCAGCTTACCGGAGCACCCCGGTAGCGGCCGGAACTGGGATTACCGCTTCTGCTGGATGCGCGATACCTACTACATCCTCAACGCGTTCAACAACATCGGGCACTTTGAGGAGATGGAGCGCTACTTCCATTTCATTGCCAACATCACCGCTAAGGACACGCCACGCTACCAACCGCTCTATTCCATCAGCGGACAAAGTAAACTCACCGAGCTGGAACTGGAGTTGGAAGGTTACCTGGGCAACAAGCCGGTGCGCATTGGCAATGACGCTTATACCCACATTCAGAACGACGTGTACGGTCAGATTCTGGTGGCACTGTTGCCGCTCTACATTGACCGCCGTTTCAACGATGCCGAGCGCATTGAATCCCAGAAGCTGATTTACAAGACGCTCTACAAGATACAGGACACCATGGAAGAGCCCGATGCGGGACTCTGGGAGTTCCGGGATTTTGCGCAGTACCACACCTACACCTACCTGTTCCATTGGGCGGGCGCGGCGGCGGCACGCAGCGCAGCCCGTCATTTTGGCGACGAACAACTGCACCAACTAGCCACCGACTTGATGCAACAAGCCGCGGCCAAAATCGAGCAATGCTTTGACCCAACCAGAGGCGTATACACGCAGGCCATAGGCAAGAATCACTTAGACGCCAGCACGCTCCAGTTGATTATGATGCACTACATTGACCCCGCCTCTGAGGTAGCCAAAACGCACCTGGCCGCCATGGAACGGGAGCTCAAAACTCCCGAGGGACTTTTCTACCGCTACAAGCACGCCGATGACTTCGGGGTTCCGCAAAGCACGTTTTTGATTTGCGCCTTCTGGTACATTGAGGCCCTGGCCTGCGTAGGCCGCGTGGACGAAGCTCTGCTTGAGTTTGAGAACATCCTCAAGTACACCAACCACCTAGGCTTGCTCAGCGAGGACGTAGACTCCAGAGACGGCAGCCAGTGGGGGAACTTCCCTCAGGCCTATAGCCACGTGGGCTTGCTCAATGCCGCCTACCGCATTTCTAAACGCTTGGACAGACCTTCTTTCTTGTAA